In one Nicotiana sylvestris chromosome 8, ASM39365v2, whole genome shotgun sequence genomic region, the following are encoded:
- the LOC138875841 gene encoding uncharacterized protein, with protein sequence MLFTNDIVLIDESRASVNERLDLWRQTLESKGFKLSRTEYLECKFSAGPGEVGVDVRLEFQVIPSRGSFKYLGSVIHGEREIDEDVTPRIGVGWMKWRLASGVLCDKNVPTILKGKFYKAIVRPAMINGAKCWPVKNSHIQKIKVVEMRMLRWMCGHTRMDNIRNDDIREKVHVDPIDDKMREVRLRWFRHVHRRSPDAPVRRCERLVVEDTRRGRGRPKKYWGEVIR encoded by the coding sequence atgctattcaccaatgacatagttctgattgatgagtcacGAGCCAGTGTTAACGAGAGATTGGACCTTTGGAGACAGactcttgagtctaagggtttcaagctaagcaggacggaatacctcgagtgtaagttcagcgctgGGCCGGGGGAAGTGGGCGTGGATGTGAGACTTGAGTTCCAGGTTATCCCAAGTAGAggtagcttcaagtaccttggttcGGTTATCCACGGAGAaagggagatcgacgaggatgtcacacccCGTATTGgtgtaggatggatgaagtggaggttggCATCTGGAGTCTTATGTGACAAGAATGTGCcaacgatactcaaaggtaagttctataaagcgatagttagaccggccatgatTAATGGGGCTaagtgttggcctgttaagaactcacatatccaaaagataAAAGTagtagaaatgaggatgttgaggtggatgtgcgggcacactaggatggataataTTAGGAATGATGACATTCGGGAGAAGGTACACGTGGATcctattgatgacaagatgcgagaagtgaggctcagatggttcaggCATGTACataggagaagcccagatgctccagtaaggaggtgtgagcgactggtcGTGGAAgacacgagaagaggtagagggcggcctaagaagtattggggagaggtgatcaggtag